In the genome of Planctomyces sp. SH-PL62, the window GAAGACCCGATAAATCTCCACGACGACCTGGCTGACGTCCGCCGTCGTCGCCCCCCCGGTCAGTAGCCCCGTGAACGAAAGGCTCGTGAGCCGGGTGGCCTGATCCAGGATGAAATCGTCTCCCGTCTCGATCTCCTCGCCGCCTGCGCCGGCGGGCCGCGAGGCCATGGCCATCAGGCCGTCGGGGTCCCCCGTCGAGAACGAGAAGTCGCCGGCCCGGGCCGGGCTTCCGACCGAGCCGACGACCAGCACCGCCGCGAGCATCCGCAGCCAAACACGCATCGTCTTCTCCGTTCACCTTGAAACCCGAATCGCATCCATCCTTGTGCCGCAACATCACATTTTGGATCACGAACACGATTCGGGTCGGATTTGAGCACATTCCTCCGCCCAGCGTCCAGGAAAATCCGCGCATCCCCCAACGTCGTCTCCGCCCCGGCCGGGCGGCGTCCTCGAGGGGCGATCGGGGACGCCGGCCCAGCAGGGGCTTGCGTCCGAAGGAGCTGCGGGTTTAACATTTGCCGAATGCATCTGATCGAATCCCGATCTCGGGGAGCATTCGCTGATGGGTCGAACGACGTGCGATGACGGTCGGCCGCGACGCGGTCGGGCCTGGCTGGGGATGTCGGCGGCGACGGTCTTCGCCATGATCGCGGGCCCGGCGTCCGGCGAGGAGCCGGCGGCGGCGACCGCGAAGGCGGAGCCGGCGAAGATCAGCTACGACAAGCAGGTCCGGCCGATCCTCCAGGCGAAATGCCAGGGCTGCCACCAGCCGGCGAAGGCCGGCGGCGGCTACGTGATGACGGCGTTCGACCGCCTCCTGAAGGGGGGAGAGGTCGAGGGGGCCGCGATCGCGGCGGGCAAGCCCGACGAGAGCCCGCTCCTCGAGCAGATCACGCCCCACGACGGCAAGGCCGCGATGCCTCGCAACGCCCCGCCGCTCGCCCCCGCCGACATCGAGCTCATCACGACGTGGATCGCCCAGGGCGCCGTCGACGACACGCCCGCCGGCGCCGGCTCGCGGGTCGACGCCGAGCATCCCCCCGAGTACGCCCGCGCCCCCGTCGTCCCCGCCCTGGCCTTCTCGCCCGACGGCTCGCTCCTGGCCGTCGCCGGGTTCCATGAGATCCTGCTGTGGAAGTCCGACGGCTCCGAGCTGGTCGCCCGGCTCGTCGGCCTGTCCGAGCGCGTCGACTCGCTGGCCTTCTCGCCCGACGGCTCGAGGCTGGCCGCCACCGGCGGCGACCCGGGACGGCGGGGCGAGGTCCAGGTCTGGAACGTCGCCGAGCGGAAGCTCGAACTGTCGACCTCGGTCTCGTTCGACGTGGTCTTCGGCGCGAGCTGGTCGCCCGACGGGACCAGGATCGCCTTCGGCTGCACCGACAACTCCGCCCGCGCGATCGACGCCAAGACGGGCGAGCAGGTCCTGTTCATGGGCTCGCACAGCGACTGGGCGCTGGACACCGTCTTCTCGGCCGACGGCTCGCACCTGGTCTCGGTCGGCCGCGACATGTCGGCCAAGCTCACCGAGATCGCCGAGCAGCGGTTCGTCGACAACGTCACCTCGATCACCCCCGGCGCGTTGCGGGGGGGCCTGAAGGCGCTGGCGCGGCACCCCAGTCGCGACGAGATCGTCATCGGCGGCTCCGACGGCCAGCCCAAGGTCTACCGGATCTTCCGCCAGACCGTCCGCGTCATCGGCGACGACTCGAACCTGATGCGCGAGCTCCCCTCGCTCCCCGGCCGCGTGACGAGCGTCTGCGTCTCGCCCGACGGCCTCCGCATCGCCGCGTCGAGCAGCCTCGAAGGCGTCGCGGGCGAGGTCGCCGTCTATTCCTACGAATTCAGCGACGCCTTCCCGGACGCGATCAAGGCCATCCAGGCGAAGGTGGTCACCTCCCGATCGGCCGAGGAGAACGCCGCCGTGGACGCCTACCACAAGGAAGGCGTCAAGGAGATCGCCCGGTTCAAGACGACCGCCGGCGGGCTGTACGCGACCGACTTCCGCCCCGACCGCAAGGTCCTGGCGACGGCCGGCGGCGACGGCCTCGTCCGCCTGATCGACGCCGAGACCGGCGCCCTCGTCAAGGAGTTCGTCCCCGTCCCCATCTCCGGCTCCGCCGAGGGGAACCTCGCCGCCGCCGCCGCGCCGGCCGCGCTCGCCTTGCCCGAGGAGCCCACGGCGTCCGAGGCCCTCCCCGCCGGGGCCGTCGTGTCGGCCCTGGAGGTCGAGCCCCGCGCGATCGTCCTGGACTCCCCCGCCGCCTACGCCCAGATCGTCGCGACCGCCGTCCTCGCCTCGGGCGAGACGATCGACGCGACCCGGATGGTCGACCTGAAGGTGGAAGGGAACGCCGTCGAGGTCTCGCGCGGCGGGCTCGCGAAGCCCCGCGCCGACGGCTCCGCGAAGGTCGTCCTGGCCCTCGCCGGCCGGACGGTCGAGATCCCGGCCGAGGTCCACGGCTTCGCCGCCCCGATGCGGCCCGACTTCGTCCGCGACGTCGCCCCGGTCCTCTCCCGGATGGGCTGCAACCAGGGGACCTGCCACGGCTCGGCGCAGGGCAAGAACGGCTTCAAGCTGTCGCTGCGGGGCTACGACCCGCTGTACGACGTGACCGCCTTCACCGACGACGACGCCGCCCGCCGCGTCAACCCGGCCTCCCCCGAAGACAGCCTGATGCTCGACAAGCCGACGGGCGTCGTCCCCCACGGCGGCGGCGTGCTCATGGAGCCCGGCGACGCCTATTACGAGGTCGTCCGATCCTGGATCGCCCAGGGGGCCAGGCTCGACCGGAGTTCGGCCAAGGTCGCCGCGATCGAGGTCTTCCCGCGCAACCCCGTGGTCCAGCTCCCGGGCTCGGTCCAGCAGATCCGGGTCGTCGCCACGTACCACGACGGCGGCTCCCGCGACGTGACCCGCGAGGCGTTCCTGGAGAGCGGCGACACCGAAGTGGCCGCCACCCGGGCCCACGGCCTGGTCTCGGCGATCCGCCGCGGCGAGGCCCCGATCCTCGTCCGCTACGAGGGCTCCTACGCCTCGACGACGCTCACCGTCATGGGCGACCGCACCGGCTTCGCCTGGACCCCGCCGCCGTCGTACGGCCGGATCGACGACCTGGTCGCCGCCAAGTGGGAACGGCTCAAGATCCAGCCCTCCGACCTCTGCACCGACGCCGAGTTCCTCCGCCGGGCCTCGCTCGACTTGACCGGCCTCCCCCCCTCGGCCGACGAGGTCCGGGCGTTCCTCGCCGACCCGACCGAATCGAAGGCCAAGCGCGAGGCGCTCGTCGACCGCCTGATCGGCTCGCCGGCGTTCGTCGACTACTGGACGAACAAGTGGGCCGACCTGCTCCAGGTCAATCGCAAGTTCCTGGGCGCCGAGGGCGCCGCCGCCTTCCGAGACTGGATCCGCGCGCAGGTCGCCGCCGACGCCCCCTACGACGAGTTCGCCCGCCAGATCCTCACCGCGGCCGGCTCGAACAAGGACAACCCCGCCGCCTCGTACTACAAGATCCTCCGCGATCCCGAGGCGACGATGGAGAACACCACCCAGCTCTTCCTGGGCGTCCGGTTCAACTGCAACAAGTGCCACGACCACCCCTTCGAGCGCTGGACCCAGGACCAGTACTACGAGACCGCCGCCTTCTTCGCGCAGGTGGACCTGAAGCCCGACCCCGCCGCCGGCGGCCAGACCATCGGCGGCAGCGCCGTGGAGACCCCCCGGCCGCTCTACGAGGTCGTGTCCGACTCCGGGACGACCGAGGTCATCCATGACCGGACCAAGGAGCCGACGGCCCCCAAGTTCCCGTTCGATTGCGAGCACCCCAAGGCCGAGGCCGGCTCCTCCCGCCGGGCCGAGCTGGCCTCGTGGATCTCCTCGTCCGACAACCCGTACTTCGCCCGAGGCTACGTCAACCGGCTCTGGGGCTACCTGTTCGGCGTCGGCCTCGTCGAGCCGCTCGACGACGTCCGGGCCGGCAACCCGCCCAGCAACCCCGAACTGCTCGACCACCTGACCGACGAGTTCGTGCAGGGGGGCTTCCGGGCCCGCAACATCCTGCGGCGGATCTGCACCTCGCGGACCTACCAGCTTTCGGTCGAGGCGAACCCGTTCAACGCCGACGACAAGACCAACTTCTCGCACGCCGTCGCGCGTCGGCTGCCGGCCGAGGTGCTCTACGACGCGGTGAACCTGGCGACCGGCTCGATCTCGCGGATCCCGGGGGTCCCCCCCGGCACGCGGGCCTCGGCGCTGCCGGATTCGGGCGTGGAGCTCCCCAGCGGGTTCCTCTCGGCGTTCGGCCGCCCCGTCCGCGAGAGCGCCTGCGAATGCGAGCGGTCCAGCAGCTTGCAGCTCGGGCCCGTCATGGCCCTGGTCAGCGGGCCGACCCTGGCCGACGCCCTCGCCGACCCCGACAACGCCCTGACGAAGCTCGCGGCCTCCCAGAACGACGACGCCAGGCTCGTCGCCGAGCTGTTCCTCCGCATCCTGAACCGCCCGGCGACGCCCGACGAGGTCGCCGCCGCCGCCTCCGCGTTCCAGGAGGTCGACGAGGACCACAAGCGGCTCGCCGAAGCCCTCGGCGCGAAGGAGGCGGAGTTCGCCGCCGAACGCCCCCGGATCGAGCGCGAACGGCTGGCGGCCCTCGCCGCCGCCGAGGCCGAGCTGGCCGCCTTCGACGCCGACCAGGCGCCGAAGCTCGCCGAGCGCGAGAAGGCCCGCGCCGAGAAGCTCGCGGCCGTCGAGGCCGACGCGAAGGCGTACGAGGCCCAGCTCGTCGCCAAGGTCGCCGAGTGGGAGAAGGCCAACGCCGGATCGGTCGTCGACCCCTGGGTCGCGATCGACCCCAAGGCGACGGCCGCCTCCAGCGGGGCGACCCTGGCGAAGCAGGCCGACGGCTCGATCGTCGTCACCGGGACCAACAAGAACGGCGAGCTGACGATCACCGCCGAGACCGACCTGGAAGGCGTGGCCGCCGTCCGGCTCGAAGCCCTGACCGACCCCGGCCAGCCCCGGAACGGCCCCGGCCGCGCCTCGGACGGCAACTTCGTGCTGACCGAGTTCCAGCTCTCCGCCGCCCCCAAGGCCGCGCCCGACCAGGCGAAGCCGATCGGCCTCCACGCCGCGCTCGCCGACTTCAGCCAGGGCGAGTTCGACGTCGCCAAGGCCGTCGACGGCAACCTCGACGACCAGCGCGGCTGGGCCGTCGCCCCGCGCACCGGGCTGCTCCACTGGGCGACCTTCCAGACCAGGGAGCCCGTCGGCGGCCCCGGCGGGACCGTCCTGACGTTCAAGCTCCACCACCGCTTTCAGGACGTCTGGACCCTCGGCCGGTTCCGGATCTCGATCGCCCGCAAGGCGGACGTCGGCCTGGGCCTCCCCGAGCCGCTCCGCGCCGTGCTGGCGACCGCCCCCGACGTCCGAACCCCGGCGCAGGTCGACCTGCTCCTGGGCTACCACAAGGGGATGGATCAGGGCTATCTGGACCGCCAGGCCGCCCTCGCCGCCGCCCGGGCGCCCCTCCCCGCCGACCCGGCGCGGGCCGTCCTGCAGGCCAGGGTCGAGGCCGCCCGCCAGCCCGCCGTCCCGCCGGCGGCCCTCGTCCAGCTCCGTCGCGACCTCGACATGAGCGTCCAGCAGGCCGCCTCCCGCCGCCTGACCGCCGCCCAGGACGTCGCCTGGGCCCTCATCAACAGCCCGGAATTCCTGTTCAACCACTGATACTGATTCGGAATCGATCCCCGGCGGCGTCGAATTCGAGCCTTCGGCCAAGCCGACGCCGCCGGATCTCCGCTCTCGCCCCTCGAGACGGCGTAACGGCGCGAACCCCCAAACCAGGAGCCCTCGCGATGATCATCGTCCCCGGACAGCCCGGCAAGGACTTGTGCGACCCGCAGCTCGGGACGACCCGGCGCGACATCCTGCGCGTGGGGGGTTCGGGGCTGCTGGGCGTCGGCCTCGGCACGATGCTCCAGCTCCAGGCCGCGTCGGCCCGCGCCGGCGACGTCGCGGGGGGCAAGGCCGCGCCCGGGTGGGGCCGCGCCAAGAGCATCATCATGGTCTACCTCCAGGGGGGCCCCAGCCACCTGGACCTCTGGGACCCGAAGGACGGCGTCCCGGACAACGTCCGCAGCGAGTTCAAGCGCATCCCCACCAAGGTCCCGGGGATCGACGTCACCGAGATCCTCCCCAAGCTGGCCGCGATCACCGACAAGTTCACGCTCGTCCGGTCGATGAGCTACACCCCCAACGGTTTGTTCAACCACACCGCGGCCATCTACCAGATGATGACCGGGTACACCACCGACAAGGTCAGCCCGTCGGGCCAGCTCGAGCCACCCAACGCGAAGGACTTCCCGAATTTCGGCTCGCAGATCGTCCGGCTCCGGCCGCAGACCGTGCCGATGCTGCCGTTCGTGATGCTCCCCCGCCCGCTCCAGGAGAGCAACGTCGTCGGCAAGGGGGGGACTGCCGGCTTCCTCGGCCGGGCGTTCGACCCCTACACGCTCTTCCCCGACGGCGACGACATGGACCTGACCAAGATGGACCGGATCAAGGTCGAGGACCTCCAGCTCCGGCCCGAGGTCTTCGCCCTCCGCCTCCAGCGCCGGGCCAAGCTCCGCGACGCCCTCTCCGCCGGCATGAAGGCCGTCGACGAGGCCACGGCCGACTACAAGCTCGACGAGTATTACGACCGCGCGCTGAGCCTGGTCGTGTCGGGCCGCGCCCGCGAAGCGTTCAACCTCGCCGCCGAGGACGACGCCACCCGCGACCTCTACGGCCGCAACACGTTCGGCCAGAGCTGCCTGCTGGCCCGCCGCGTGGTCGAGGCCGGCGCCAAGGTCGTCGAGGTGATCTGGCCCAAGGTCGCCAACTCCGACAACCACTCGTGGGACCACCACACCGGCCTGACCGAGCGGATGAAGAACCAGTCGGGCCCGATGCTCGACCAGGGGCTCT includes:
- a CDS encoding DUF1549 domain-containing protein, yielding MGRTTCDDGRPRRGRAWLGMSAATVFAMIAGPASGEEPAAATAKAEPAKISYDKQVRPILQAKCQGCHQPAKAGGGYVMTAFDRLLKGGEVEGAAIAAGKPDESPLLEQITPHDGKAAMPRNAPPLAPADIELITTWIAQGAVDDTPAGAGSRVDAEHPPEYARAPVVPALAFSPDGSLLAVAGFHEILLWKSDGSELVARLVGLSERVDSLAFSPDGSRLAATGGDPGRRGEVQVWNVAERKLELSTSVSFDVVFGASWSPDGTRIAFGCTDNSARAIDAKTGEQVLFMGSHSDWALDTVFSADGSHLVSVGRDMSAKLTEIAEQRFVDNVTSITPGALRGGLKALARHPSRDEIVIGGSDGQPKVYRIFRQTVRVIGDDSNLMRELPSLPGRVTSVCVSPDGLRIAASSSLEGVAGEVAVYSYEFSDAFPDAIKAIQAKVVTSRSAEENAAVDAYHKEGVKEIARFKTTAGGLYATDFRPDRKVLATAGGDGLVRLIDAETGALVKEFVPVPISGSAEGNLAAAAAPAALALPEEPTASEALPAGAVVSALEVEPRAIVLDSPAAYAQIVATAVLASGETIDATRMVDLKVEGNAVEVSRGGLAKPRADGSAKVVLALAGRTVEIPAEVHGFAAPMRPDFVRDVAPVLSRMGCNQGTCHGSAQGKNGFKLSLRGYDPLYDVTAFTDDDAARRVNPASPEDSLMLDKPTGVVPHGGGVLMEPGDAYYEVVRSWIAQGARLDRSSAKVAAIEVFPRNPVVQLPGSVQQIRVVATYHDGGSRDVTREAFLESGDTEVAATRAHGLVSAIRRGEAPILVRYEGSYASTTLTVMGDRTGFAWTPPPSYGRIDDLVAAKWERLKIQPSDLCTDAEFLRRASLDLTGLPPSADEVRAFLADPTESKAKREALVDRLIGSPAFVDYWTNKWADLLQVNRKFLGAEGAAAFRDWIRAQVAADAPYDEFARQILTAAGSNKDNPAASYYKILRDPEATMENTTQLFLGVRFNCNKCHDHPFERWTQDQYYETAAFFAQVDLKPDPAAGGQTIGGSAVETPRPLYEVVSDSGTTEVIHDRTKEPTAPKFPFDCEHPKAEAGSSRRAELASWISSSDNPYFARGYVNRLWGYLFGVGLVEPLDDVRAGNPPSNPELLDHLTDEFVQGGFRARNILRRICTSRTYQLSVEANPFNADDKTNFSHAVARRLPAEVLYDAVNLATGSISRIPGVPPGTRASALPDSGVELPSGFLSAFGRPVRESACECERSSSLQLGPVMALVSGPTLADALADPDNALTKLAASQNDDARLVAELFLRILNRPATPDEVAAAASAFQEVDEDHKRLAEALGAKEAEFAAERPRIERERLAALAAAEAELAAFDADQAPKLAEREKARAEKLAAVEADAKAYEAQLVAKVAEWEKANAGSVVDPWVAIDPKATAASSGATLAKQADGSIVVTGTNKNGELTITAETDLEGVAAVRLEALTDPGQPRNGPGRASDGNFVLTEFQLSAAPKAAPDQAKPIGLHAALADFSQGEFDVAKAVDGNLDDQRGWAVAPRTGLLHWATFQTREPVGGPGGTVLTFKLHHRFQDVWTLGRFRISIARKADVGLGLPEPLRAVLATAPDVRTPAQVDLLLGYHKGMDQGYLDRQAALAAARAPLPADPARAVLQARVEAARQPAVPPAALVQLRRDLDMSVQQAASRRLTAAQDVAWALINSPEFLFNH
- a CDS encoding DUF1501 domain-containing protein, translating into MIIVPGQPGKDLCDPQLGTTRRDILRVGGSGLLGVGLGTMLQLQAASARAGDVAGGKAAPGWGRAKSIIMVYLQGGPSHLDLWDPKDGVPDNVRSEFKRIPTKVPGIDVTEILPKLAAITDKFTLVRSMSYTPNGLFNHTAAIYQMMTGYTTDKVSPSGQLEPPNAKDFPNFGSQIVRLRPQTVPMLPFVMLPRPLQESNVVGKGGTAGFLGRAFDPYTLFPDGDDMDLTKMDRIKVEDLQLRPEVFALRLQRRAKLRDALSAGMKAVDEATADYKLDEYYDRALSLVVSGRAREAFNLAAEDDATRDLYGRNTFGQSCLLARRVVEAGAKVVEVIWPKVANSDNHSWDHHTGLTERMKNQSGPMLDQGLSGLLTDLDRRGMLDETLVVAVGEFGRSPRKGVSTSGNGNSADGRDHWPYCYTAVLAGAGIRRGHVHGSSDKTGSAPLTDPVHPGELLATIYHTFGIDPATMVMNHLNQPRELVKAEAVTRLFG